A genomic region of Candidatus Marimicrobium litorale contains the following coding sequences:
- a CDS encoding alpha/beta hydrolase — translation MAKEYWYFVAGALLVLLPALLFVAVKKLHLLDVKPDQIITYAGDSGQAMDLHAFKARNTVGDTAPALLLFHGGAWMLGAPRDLHRHCDFFAERGIHCFSAAYRLGPDSGPDVEGALEDARAAFDYLVDNAAALTIDPAHIAVGGGSSGGHLAAALGTGLPLNRTGVMAERPAALVLYNPMVDLSPCTPDHHLVADFWESVSPLHHVDASLPPTLLMVGSEDPEVPIATAETFCATAEAAGGFCELVIYKGQTHGFFNKPKYLRLTGERVVGFLSGRGLF, via the coding sequence ATGGCCAAGGAATACTGGTATTTTGTTGCGGGAGCACTGCTCGTATTGCTCCCAGCCCTGCTATTCGTAGCGGTGAAAAAACTCCACCTGCTCGATGTAAAGCCTGATCAAATCATCACCTACGCAGGCGACAGCGGGCAGGCAATGGACCTGCACGCGTTCAAGGCCAGGAACACCGTGGGCGACACCGCACCCGCCCTTCTGCTTTTTCACGGCGGCGCCTGGATGCTGGGTGCCCCCCGAGACCTGCACCGTCACTGCGACTTTTTCGCTGAGCGGGGCATCCATTGCTTTTCTGCGGCGTATCGACTGGGGCCTGACAGCGGCCCCGATGTGGAGGGCGCCCTGGAGGATGCGCGAGCAGCCTTTGACTACCTGGTGGATAACGCGGCGGCCCTGACAATCGACCCTGCGCACATCGCTGTCGGTGGTGGCTCCTCGGGTGGACACCTGGCCGCCGCGCTGGGCACTGGACTGCCGCTGAATCGCACAGGCGTCATGGCTGAAAGGCCAGCCGCGCTGGTGTTGTACAACCCTATGGTCGACCTCTCGCCCTGTACACCCGATCATCACCTGGTGGCGGACTTCTGGGAGAGCGTGTCACCGCTGCATCATGTCGACGCCTCGCTACCCCCCACCCTGCTGATGGTGGGCTCCGAGGATCCGGAAGTACCCATTGCGACGGCGGAGACATTCTGCGCAACCGCTGAGGCAGCGGGCGGATTCTGCGAGCTGGTCATTTACAAGGGCCAAACTCATGGCTTTTTTAACAAGCCGAAATATCTGCGCCTGACCGGGGAGCGCGTTGTTGGCTTTCTCAGTGGCAGAGGTCTGTTTTAA
- a CDS encoding sulfatase-like hydrolase/transferase has protein sequence MDGRYFRFYRCLALIVLLLASIVPVQARDHPNILLLMAEDMSARVGAFGDPVAHTPHLDTLASEGVRYTRTFTTAGVCAPSRAAHILGMHQIATGTQHMRSSSRPAGGYFSVPPAEVKAYPELLRRAGYYTYTDAKLDYQFSGALSGSGPTTIWNREGAQADDWSRRAKGQPFFGLINFMVTHESGIFRPLGDRPQSAIHFAMQLARWWQLEDPVPEMVQAADVQLPPYYPDTNTVRDDLARHYNNIAAMDRQVGDILARLEADGLADSTIVIWTTDHGDGLPRAKRELFDSGIHVPMIIRWPKTYRPAGVLPGQIESRMISFIDLAPTILTLAGAAVPEYVQGRSFLPGAVSPRQYIFASRDRIDEVADRQRAVRDDRYKYIRSWYPNQPGGHALGFRENVDMVREMRTMYREANLNAVQRQWYEPPGEERLFDVLQDPHETHDLSGDPAYRAVLQRMRDEMDDWLSRTGDSSDEPEEVMVARFQPGGERGRTPSPLIQLSDGLVTLRPAGPGHSLEYRLDDGRWQVYLAPFDAPAKAALEARAVRYGWEESDYARYP, from the coding sequence ATGGACGGCAGATATTTCAGGTTTTACCGGTGCCTTGCGCTGATCGTGCTGTTGCTGGCGTCGATCGTGCCGGTGCAGGCTCGGGATCATCCCAATATCCTGTTGCTGATGGCAGAGGACATGAGTGCCCGGGTTGGTGCATTCGGCGATCCGGTTGCCCATACTCCTCATCTGGACACTCTGGCGTCTGAGGGAGTGCGTTATACCCGCACCTTTACCACGGCCGGTGTCTGTGCGCCGAGTCGGGCTGCGCACATTCTGGGCATGCACCAGATAGCCACCGGCACGCAGCATATGCGCAGCAGCAGCCGTCCGGCCGGTGGGTATTTTTCGGTGCCACCAGCGGAGGTCAAAGCTTACCCCGAGTTGCTGCGCCGCGCGGGGTATTACACTTATACCGACGCCAAACTGGATTACCAGTTCAGCGGCGCGTTGTCCGGCAGCGGTCCGACTACAATCTGGAACAGGGAGGGGGCGCAGGCCGATGATTGGTCCAGACGGGCGAAAGGACAACCGTTTTTCGGCCTGATCAATTTTATGGTAACGCACGAGAGCGGCATATTTCGCCCGCTGGGCGATAGGCCCCAGAGCGCGATTCATTTCGCTATGCAACTGGCGCGCTGGTGGCAGCTTGAAGACCCTGTGCCCGAAATGGTGCAGGCTGCCGATGTGCAATTGCCGCCGTATTATCCCGACACGAACACAGTCCGCGACGACCTTGCCCGGCATTACAACAATATCGCCGCCATGGATCGTCAGGTGGGGGATATTCTCGCCCGTCTGGAAGCTGACGGACTTGCGGATTCTACGATTGTTATCTGGACCACCGATCACGGTGACGGATTGCCCCGTGCCAAGCGAGAGTTGTTTGATTCGGGCATTCACGTCCCCATGATTATTCGCTGGCCGAAAACCTATCGACCAGCGGGTGTGCTGCCTGGTCAAATCGAGTCTCGCATGATCAGTTTTATCGACCTCGCCCCCACCATCCTGACGCTGGCCGGCGCGGCGGTACCAGAATATGTGCAGGGGCGCAGTTTCTTGCCCGGTGCGGTCTCGCCGCGACAATATATTTTCGCCTCTCGCGATCGTATCGACGAGGTGGCGGATCGGCAACGGGCGGTGCGCGATGATCGGTATAAGTATATTCGCAGCTGGTACCCCAACCAGCCCGGCGGACATGCATTGGGATTTCGTGAGAATGTGGACATGGTTCGGGAGATGCGCACTATGTACCGCGAGGCCAATTTGAATGCGGTGCAGCGGCAGTGGTATGAGCCCCCGGGCGAGGAGCGCCTTTTTGATGTTCTGCAGGACCCTCATGAGACTCACGACCTGAGTGGCGACCCGGCCTATCGGGCGGTATTGCAACGCATGCGGGACGAGATGGATGACTGGCTATCGCGCACGGGTGACTCAAGTGATGAGCCCGAAGAGGTCATGGTGGCCCGGTTCCAGCCCGGTGGTGAGCGTGGTCGCACCCCATCGCCCTTGATTCAGTTATCCGACGGGTTGGTGACATTGCGCCCTGCGGGTCCCGGTCACTCTCTTGAGTATCGGTTGGACGATGGGCGCTGGCAGGTGTACCTTGCGCCCTTTGATGCCCCGGCGAAAGCCGCTCTGGAGGCCCGCGCCGTGCGCTATGGCTGGGAGGAAAGTGATTATGCCCGTTACCCCTGA